One Pseudomonas rhizophila DNA window includes the following coding sequences:
- the queG gene encoding tRNA epoxyqueuosine(34) reductase QueG, protein MPVIPTDLPALAQSIKDWGRELGFQQVGISGLDLAVHEQHLQRWLDAGYHGEMDYMGAHGSKRSHPEELVPGTLRVVSLRMDYLPGDTQMAQMLGQPEKAYVSRYALGRDYHKLIRKRVQQLAEKIQAVIGPFGYRAFVDSAPVLEKAIAEQAGLGWIGKNTLVLNRKAGSYFFLSELFVDLPLPVDPPHASEHCGKCTACLDICPTNAFVGPYVLDARRCISYLTIELKSAIPEELRPLIGNRVFGCDDCQIVCPWNRFARPSGESDFKPRHNLDNAGLAELFMWDEEKFLSSTEGSPLRRAGYERWLRNLAVGLGNAPSTIPVMQALEARRDYPSELVREHVEWALRQHAERQTSSL, encoded by the coding sequence ATGCCCGTCATTCCCACAGACCTCCCCGCCCTCGCCCAATCCATCAAGGACTGGGGCCGCGAGCTGGGTTTCCAGCAGGTCGGCATCAGCGGCCTGGACCTGGCCGTGCATGAGCAACATTTGCAGCGCTGGCTCGACGCGGGCTATCACGGCGAGATGGACTACATGGGCGCCCACGGCAGCAAACGCTCGCACCCCGAGGAACTGGTGCCGGGCACATTGCGTGTGGTTTCCCTGCGCATGGACTACCTGCCGGGCGACACGCAAATGGCGCAGATGCTCGGCCAACCGGAAAAAGCCTACGTCTCGCGTTATGCATTGGGCCGCGATTACCACAAATTGATCCGTAAACGCGTGCAGCAACTGGCAGAAAAAATTCAGGCGGTCATTGGCCCCTTCGGTTATCGCGCCTTCGTTGACAGCGCACCGGTGCTGGAAAAAGCCATCGCCGAGCAGGCCGGCTTGGGCTGGATCGGTAAAAACACCCTGGTACTGAACCGCAAGGCCGGCAGCTATTTCTTCCTGAGCGAACTGTTCGTCGACCTGCCGCTGCCGGTTGACCCGCCCCACGCCAGCGAACACTGCGGAAAATGCACCGCATGCCTGGACATCTGCCCTACGAATGCCTTCGTCGGCCCCTACGTCCTGGATGCCCGACGCTGCATTTCCTACCTCACCATCGAACTCAAAAGCGCCATCCCCGAGGAACTGCGGCCATTGATCGGCAACCGGGTGTTCGGTTGCGATGACTGCCAGATCGTCTGCCCGTGGAACCGCTTCGCCCGACCGTCCGGAGAAAGCGACTTCAAACCGCGACACAACCTGGACAATGCCGGGTTGGCCGAGTTGTTCATGTGGGACGAGGAAAAATTCCTCAGCAGTACCGAGGGCTCGCCCCTGCGCCGCGCCGGGTACGAACGCTGGTTGCGCAACCTGGCGGTGGGGCTGGGAAATGCACCTTCAACCATCCCGGTCATGCAAGCGCTTGAAGCGCGGCGCGATTACCCATCGGAACTGGTGCGCGAGCATGTGGAGTGGGCGTTGCGCCAACACGCCGAGCGTCAGACCTCGTCGTTGTAG
- a CDS encoding bifunctional ADP-dependent NAD(P)H-hydrate dehydratase/NAD(P)H-hydrate epimerase, whose translation MPHTKDDFPDALYSAAQVRALDAQLIAAGTTGFELMQRAARATWRAIVRHWPDASELTVLAGHGNNAGDGYLVATLARRAGWSVRVLTVGEPRRLQGDAANAHAEAVAVGVPVEPWSDESDLRGVLLDALLGTGLSGEVREPYVRAIDTINVSGLPVAAVDIPSGLCADTGRVLGTAVTADLTVTFIGLKLGLFTGDAADRVGELIFNDLHADPDIVEAAPATARLLQPANLPGLTPRARTSHKGKFGHVLLIGGDRGFGGAIQMSAESALRCGAGMVSMATRNEHVSAALTRLPEVMVQGTHSANQLMGLLEQVSVLVVGPGLGQAAWGRSLLSAAANALLPQVWDADALNLLSSGAVSLPAHCVITPHPGEAARLLGISTAQVQADRPAAAHALSKQYAATVILKGAGSLIASPDGRLSVCSQGHPAMATAGLGDVLAGVVGALLAQGMDGFDAACLAVWLHANAGAQAGQSGRGLAATDLIPAIRQLLEEHSPCLK comes from the coding sequence ATGCCGCACACTAAAGATGATTTTCCCGACGCGCTGTACAGTGCCGCGCAGGTTCGGGCCCTTGACGCACAGCTGATTGCGGCAGGCACGACTGGCTTCGAATTGATGCAGCGAGCCGCCCGCGCCACCTGGCGCGCCATTGTCCGGCACTGGCCAGACGCCAGCGAGCTGACCGTGCTGGCCGGGCATGGCAACAACGCCGGCGACGGTTATCTGGTGGCGACCCTGGCCCGCCGTGCCGGCTGGTCAGTGCGGGTGCTGACGGTGGGTGAGCCCCGGCGTTTGCAGGGGGATGCCGCCAATGCCCACGCCGAGGCGGTGGCGGTGGGTGTGCCGGTGGAGCCATGGTCGGACGAGTCCGACTTGCGCGGCGTGCTGCTCGACGCCTTGCTCGGCACGGGATTGAGTGGCGAAGTACGCGAGCCCTACGTTCGGGCAATCGACACCATCAATGTCAGTGGCCTGCCAGTGGCCGCGGTGGATATCCCTTCGGGGCTGTGTGCCGACACGGGACGGGTGCTGGGTACGGCAGTGACGGCCGACCTGACCGTAACCTTTATCGGCCTGAAGCTGGGCCTGTTCACAGGCGATGCGGCGGACCGGGTCGGTGAACTGATATTCAATGATCTGCATGCCGATCCCGACATCGTCGAGGCGGCGCCGGCCACGGCCCGGCTTCTGCAGCCCGCTAATCTGCCGGGTCTGACGCCGCGCGCGCGCACATCCCACAAAGGCAAGTTCGGTCATGTTCTATTGATCGGCGGCGATCGAGGTTTTGGCGGGGCTATCCAGATGAGCGCCGAGAGTGCCCTGCGTTGCGGCGCGGGGATGGTGTCCATGGCCACTCGCAACGAGCATGTGTCCGCTGCGCTGACGCGTTTACCCGAAGTCATGGTGCAGGGCACCCACTCAGCAAACCAATTGATGGGGTTGCTTGAGCAGGTCAGTGTGTTGGTGGTGGGGCCGGGCCTCGGTCAGGCTGCGTGGGGACGTAGCTTGTTGTCGGCGGCGGCCAACGCATTGCTGCCCCAGGTGTGGGATGCCGATGCGCTGAACCTGCTGAGCAGTGGCGCGGTCAGTTTGCCCGCGCACTGTGTGATCACCCCTCATCCGGGCGAGGCGGCGCGGCTTCTGGGTATCTCCACGGCTCAGGTGCAGGCCGATCGTCCGGCGGCGGCCCACGCATTGAGCAAACAATACGCGGCCACAGTGATTCTCAAAGGCGCTGGCAGCCTGATTGCCAGTCCAGACGGTCGCCTGTCGGTTTGTAGCCAGGGCCATCCGGCCATGGCCACGGCAGGCCTCGGGGATGTACTGGCCGGGGTGGTCGGTGCGTTGCTCGCCCAAGGCATGGATGGCTTTGACGCCGCCTGCCTGGCGGTGTGGCTGCATGCCAATGCCGGTGCGCAAGCCGGTCAGTCGGGCCGGGGATTGGCGGCGACCGATCTGATCCCGGCCATTCGTCAGTTGTTGGAGGAGCATTCACCGTGTCTGAAGTAA
- a CDS encoding trimeric intracellular cation channel family protein has protein sequence MMLLMLYLIAITAEAMTGALSAGRRGMDWFGVVLIACVTALGGGSVRDVLLGHYPLTWVRHPEYLVLTTAAAMLTVILARWMRHLRSLFLVLDAVGLVAFTLIGCMTALEMGHGMLVASVSGVITGVFGGILRDIFCNDIPLIFRRELYASVSFAAAWCYMLCVYLQLPSEQAILITLFGGFLLRLLAIRFHWEMPKFVYNDEV, from the coding sequence ATCATGTTGCTGATGCTTTACCTGATCGCCATCACCGCCGAAGCCATGACTGGGGCTTTGTCTGCCGGGCGTCGTGGCATGGACTGGTTTGGCGTGGTGCTGATCGCCTGCGTCACCGCGTTGGGTGGCGGCTCGGTGCGCGATGTGCTGCTCGGTCATTACCCGCTCACCTGGGTCAGGCACCCGGAATATCTGGTGCTGACCACCGCGGCCGCGATGCTGACGGTGATCCTGGCGCGCTGGATGCGCCATTTGCGCTCGTTGTTCCTGGTGCTTGACGCCGTGGGCCTGGTGGCGTTCACCCTGATCGGCTGCATGACCGCCCTGGAAATGGGCCATGGCATGTTGGTGGCTTCGGTCAGTGGCGTGATTACCGGCGTTTTCGGTGGCATCCTGCGTGACATTTTTTGCAACGATATCCCGCTGATCTTCCGTCGCGAGCTCTATGCCAGCGTTTCGTTTGCCGCGGCGTGGTGCTACATGCTGTGTGTCTATCTGCAGTTGCCGAGCGAGCAGGCGATCCTCATCACCTTGTTCGGCGGTTTCCTGTTGCGGCTCCTGGCGATCCGCTTTCACTGGGAAATGCCGAAGTTCGTCTACAACGACGAGGTCTGA
- the tsaE gene encoding tRNA (adenosine(37)-N6)-threonylcarbamoyltransferase complex ATPase subunit type 1 TsaE — protein MSEVTLYVADEQAMTQLGARIARTTAGHGLIFLEGDLGAGKTTLSRGIIRGLGHVGAVKSPTFTLVEPYEIGDIRAFHFDLYRLVDPEELEFLGIRDYFEDDALCLIEWPQKGAGFLPKPDLTITIGAQNGGRSLILTPQGSRGESWCAALALETN, from the coding sequence GTGTCTGAAGTAACCCTGTACGTGGCGGACGAACAAGCCATGACGCAATTGGGGGCGCGCATTGCGCGTACCACGGCAGGCCATGGTCTGATTTTTCTGGAGGGCGACCTCGGCGCGGGAAAAACCACCTTGTCCCGCGGCATTATTCGTGGCCTGGGACACGTCGGCGCAGTGAAAAGCCCTACGTTCACGTTGGTTGAACCCTACGAAATCGGCGACATTCGTGCCTTCCATTTTGACCTGTACCGACTGGTGGACCCTGAAGAGTTGGAATTCCTCGGTATCCGCGATTACTTCGAAGATGACGCCTTGTGTCTGATCGAATGGCCCCAGAAGGGTGCAGGCTTTTTGCCAAAGCCCGACCTGACCATTACCATTGGCGCGCAGAACGGCGGGCGTTCGTTGATACTGACGCCGCAAGGCTCGCGTGGCGAGTCGTGGTGTGCCGCTTTGGCACTGGAAACTAATTGA